A single Verrucomicrobiaceae bacterium DNA region contains:
- a CDS encoding GNAT family N-acetyltransferase: MPDLPNQPLGEPVADWKPPPPPAREVMQGRFCRLEPLSVEKHAQQLFTANALDSTGANWTYLPYGPFTEFVDYAAWLEKQCLGPDPLFFAIVEATSGDAVGVASYLRITPDCGSIEVGHLHFSPKLQRTPTATEAMYLMMRQAFELGYRRYEWKCDSLNEPSRKAALRLGLSFEGIFRQATVRKGRNRDTAWYAAIDKEWPALRAAFEQWLSPANFDEAGRQRVSLSSLTRLVLK, encoded by the coding sequence ATGCCCGATCTCCCCAACCAGCCGCTCGGCGAACCCGTCGCCGATTGGAAGCCGCCACCGCCACCAGCGCGTGAAGTCATGCAGGGCCGTTTTTGCCGACTAGAGCCGCTGTCGGTCGAAAAACATGCTCAACAGCTCTTCACTGCGAACGCACTCGACTCCACCGGCGCGAACTGGACTTACCTGCCATACGGGCCGTTCACCGAGTTCGTGGACTACGCCGCGTGGCTGGAAAAGCAGTGCCTCGGCCCTGATCCGCTGTTTTTCGCCATCGTGGAAGCTACGAGCGGCGATGCAGTGGGCGTGGCGAGCTACCTGCGCATCACACCCGACTGCGGCAGCATCGAGGTGGGGCACCTGCATTTCTCGCCGAAACTGCAACGCACCCCCACAGCGACGGAGGCGATGTATCTCATGATGCGCCAAGCCTTTGAGCTAGGCTACCGCCGCTACGAATGGAAGTGCGATTCGCTCAATGAACCCTCCCGCAAAGCCGCACTGCGCCTGGGCCTGTCCTTCGAAGGCATCTTCCGCCAAGCCACCGTGCGCAAAGGCCGCAACCGCGACACCGCCTGGTATGCCGCCATCGACAAAGAATGGCCCGCGCTGCGTGCAGCCTTCGAGCAGTGGCTCAGCCCAGCAAATTTCGATGAGGCTGGAAGGCAGCGGGTGAGTCTCTCGTCGCTCACGCGTCTGGTTTTGAAGTGA
- a CDS encoding DUF4091 domain-containing protein, translated as MKRITLFLLTAFTLHAQQRVEVSRDLWISAYSKEVEGNNGGSHRLKLKGIQEFFLIDFDPAALRGKKVVKAQLHVHLASPEAPLRRTTVSSITQEWVEGTGSSYAKTPGASSFVWAKTGELRWGNNEPDITSVVCGEGGSVWGFGDASAPDAEGWQIIPIAPVVAQARLDGRSHGFYVIDDIGNEYTRDGNAAKFTNFVNRYVSSREDKRVHKPYFTLWLEDGAVEAPKAVSEAKIVAAAVLPPVPAVSAVKPVLPAKDVFGSELASTHFYAAKGETIGFSVAGPAIVKAPNLGVKLYSMPKVGGMHDPLVPGTGEDTFIELHVPKNAPAGKHGGTVTVDGTVMPFTVTVWNFTLPDRLAFLPQMNAYGLPGHVRDYYRLAHEHRVVLNQLPYGWTGKVDEPAPKLGGDGKWDWTKFDAEFGPLLDGSAFADLPRGAVPVDAYYLLLNENWPMKHDEHFKGGYWIENAFDDSYWTQFRAMAAEIAKHFEAKGWTEPMFEFYLNNKVYFKKDDWRKCSAAWIFDEPVHTQDFWAIRHYGREFWKATEPFKNVHLTYRADISRPQWQRELLDHCVNVEVVSGVLRQYWPRIQRRAKDCGNLYYMYGGANAIGTPNIANAAWCVESWALGADGVVPWNTIGKADAWQTPDELSVLYPTDNGPVPSLRLKTFRAGQQLVEYLTQYCAVSGESRESVMAAVRAIPGLSATLVKKNEEDAGKSQFGKDTQPAFEALRMRLGAYLDAKAPAPKDRWHDPRPTRPDLNKAREIVPLAVP; from the coding sequence ATGAAACGCATCACTCTCTTCCTCCTCACCGCCTTCACTTTGCACGCGCAGCAACGCGTCGAGGTCTCGCGTGATCTGTGGATCTCGGCTTACTCGAAGGAGGTGGAGGGGAACAATGGTGGATCGCACCGGCTGAAGCTGAAGGGCATCCAGGAGTTCTTCTTGATCGACTTTGATCCAGCGGCGCTGCGTGGGAAGAAGGTCGTCAAAGCGCAGCTTCATGTACATCTGGCATCACCAGAGGCACCGCTGCGGCGCACGACGGTGTCATCGATCACGCAGGAGTGGGTCGAGGGCACGGGAAGCAGCTACGCGAAGACACCGGGCGCGAGTTCCTTTGTGTGGGCGAAGACCGGTGAACTGCGCTGGGGCAACAACGAGCCGGACATCACCAGCGTCGTTTGCGGCGAAGGCGGCTCCGTGTGGGGCTTTGGCGATGCTTCCGCGCCGGATGCGGAGGGCTGGCAGATCATTCCCATCGCTCCCGTAGTGGCCCAGGCGCGGCTGGATGGCCGTTCGCACGGCTTTTACGTCATCGACGACATCGGGAATGAATACACGCGGGATGGCAATGCCGCGAAGTTCACGAATTTCGTGAATCGCTACGTTTCGAGCCGTGAGGACAAACGTGTGCATAAGCCCTACTTCACGCTGTGGCTCGAAGACGGCGCGGTGGAGGCTCCCAAAGCCGTCTCAGAGGCCAAAATAGTCGCCGCAGCCGTTTTACCGCCTGTTCCAGCCGTTTCGGCCGTGAAGCCGGTTTTGCCTGCGAAGGACGTTTTCGGCTCCGAACTGGCCTCCACGCACTTTTACGCCGCGAAGGGTGAAACGATCGGTTTTTCGGTCGCGGGCCCGGCCATCGTGAAAGCACCGAATCTCGGAGTGAAGCTCTACTCGATGCCCAAAGTCGGCGGCATGCACGATCCGCTCGTGCCGGGCACGGGTGAGGACACTTTCATCGAACTGCATGTGCCGAAAAACGCACCCGCAGGCAAACATGGCGGCACGGTGACGGTGGATGGCACCGTGATGCCCTTCACGGTCACGGTTTGGAACTTCACGCTGCCGGATCGCCTGGCGTTCCTGCCGCAGATGAACGCTTACGGCCTGCCGGGGCATGTGCGTGACTACTACCGGCTCGCGCATGAGCATCGCGTGGTGCTGAACCAGCTCCCGTATGGCTGGACGGGCAAGGTGGACGAGCCTGCGCCGAAGCTCGGCGGCGATGGGAAGTGGGATTGGACGAAGTTCGATGCGGAGTTCGGCCCGTTGCTCGATGGCAGCGCCTTCGCCGATCTGCCACGCGGCGCGGTGCCGGTGGACGCGTATTACCTGCTGCTGAACGAGAACTGGCCGATGAAGCACGACGAGCACTTCAAAGGCGGCTACTGGATCGAAAACGCCTTCGATGACTCCTACTGGACGCAGTTTCGCGCCATGGCGGCGGAGATCGCGAAGCACTTCGAAGCGAAGGGCTGGACGGAGCCGATGTTCGAGTTCTACCTCAACAACAAGGTGTACTTCAAAAAGGACGACTGGCGCAAATGCAGCGCGGCATGGATTTTCGACGAGCCAGTGCACACGCAGGACTTCTGGGCCATTCGCCACTACGGCCGCGAGTTCTGGAAGGCCACCGAGCCGTTCAAGAACGTGCATCTCACCTATCGCGCCGATATTTCCCGCCCGCAGTGGCAGCGTGAGTTGCTCGATCACTGCGTGAACGTGGAAGTCGTCAGTGGCGTGCTGCGGCAATACTGGCCACGCATTCAGCGTCGCGCCAAGGACTGCGGCAATCTCTACTACATGTATGGCGGAGCGAACGCCATCGGAACACCGAACATCGCGAATGCCGCGTGGTGTGTCGAGTCCTGGGCGCTCGGTGCGGATGGTGTGGTGCCCTGGAACACCATCGGCAAAGCGGACGCGTGGCAGACGCCGGATGAGCTCTCTGTGCTCTACCCGACTGACAACGGCCCCGTGCCAAGCCTGCGCCTGAAGACCTTCCGCGCAGGCCAACAACTAGTGGAGTATCTCACGCAATACTGCGCCGTCTCTGGCGAAAGCCGTGAGAGCGTCATGGCCGCGGTGCGTGCCATCCCTGGCCTCAGCGCCACGCTGGTGAAGAAAAACGAGGAAGACGCCGGCAAATCACAGTTCGGCAAAGACACGCAACCCGCCTTTGAAGCACTGCGGATGCGCCTCGGTGCCTACCTCGATGCCAAAGCACCTGCGCCAAAGGATCGTTGGCACGATCCACGGCCTACGCGGCCCGATTTGAATAAAGCGCGGGAGATCGTGCCGCTGGCGGTGCCTTGA
- a CDS encoding C-terminal binding protein → MPADIGDAQAVIIWHNMPLTAAGIARLTNCRAIIRNGVGYDSVDIAAARQRGIAVCNVPDYGTEEVADHAIALALALCRQLFPLDAEAKTLGWTIRVTPQLRRLSTLTFGIIGLGRIGTATALRAKALGFRVLFHDPYLPNGVDKALGITRVRSLDDLLAQTDVLSLHCPLNDETRHLITQRELARLRPGAFVVNTARGGIICKADILAALKSGIIAGAGLDVIEDEPLRTADEAATPNLIATCHAAFCSVESKLEMRRTSARIALAAVLGAPLENIVNAV, encoded by the coding sequence TTGCCCGCCGACATCGGCGACGCACAGGCCGTCATCATTTGGCATAACATGCCCCTCACCGCTGCAGGCATCGCCCGGCTAACAAACTGCCGCGCCATCATCCGCAACGGCGTCGGCTACGACAGCGTGGACATCGCCGCTGCTCGCCAGCGCGGCATCGCCGTCTGCAATGTGCCAGACTACGGCACGGAGGAGGTCGCAGATCACGCCATCGCCCTCGCGCTCGCCCTTTGCCGTCAGCTCTTCCCGCTCGATGCGGAGGCAAAGACACTCGGCTGGACCATCCGCGTCACACCGCAGCTCCGCCGCCTCAGCACACTCACCTTTGGCATCATCGGCCTCGGTCGCATCGGCACCGCCACAGCGCTCCGTGCAAAGGCCCTCGGATTCCGAGTCCTCTTCCACGATCCCTACCTCCCCAATGGCGTGGACAAAGCCCTGGGCATCACCCGCGTCCGTAGTCTCGATGACTTACTCGCTCAAACAGACGTCCTCTCGCTCCATTGCCCGCTCAATGACGAGACGCGGCATCTCATCACCCAGCGTGAGCTCGCTCGTCTGCGTCCAGGTGCCTTCGTCGTGAATACGGCACGCGGAGGCATCATCTGTAAGGCAGACATCCTCGCCGCGCTCAAGTCGGGCATCATCGCAGGTGCCGGGCTAGACGTGATCGAAGACGAGCCGCTGCGCACCGCGGATGAAGCCGCCACACCGAATCTCATCGCCACCTGCCACGCCGCCTTTTGCAGCGTCGAGTCCAAGCTCGAAATGCGCCGCACCTCTGCCCGCATCGCCCTCGCAGCCGTGCTTGGTGCCCCTCTCGAAAACATCGTCAACGCGGTCTAG
- the leuD gene encoding 3-isopropylmalate dehydratase small subunit produces the protein MALAKITQVAGRGVHVPGTDIDTDRIIPARFMKCVTFDGLGEYAFYDVRFDKDGNKIGHPLDDARHAGASILLSGENFGCGSSREHAPQALYRFGIRAIIAQSFAEIFFGNCTTLGIPCVCATAADIQKIAAAVAADPQTEITVDVAGQSVRFGSQSVPVTMPATAREGLLSGQWDPIAELLDNKDAVHARITALGFA, from the coding sequence ATGGCTCTCGCAAAAATCACCCAAGTCGCCGGTCGCGGCGTCCACGTCCCCGGAACCGACATCGACACCGACCGCATCATCCCCGCCCGCTTCATGAAATGCGTCACTTTTGACGGATTGGGCGAGTACGCCTTCTACGACGTGCGTTTCGACAAGGATGGCAACAAAATCGGCCACCCGCTCGATGATGCACGCCACGCAGGTGCCTCCATCCTGCTCTCTGGCGAGAATTTCGGCTGCGGCAGCTCCCGTGAGCACGCCCCGCAGGCACTCTACCGTTTCGGCATCCGCGCCATCATCGCCCAGAGCTTTGCAGAGATCTTTTTCGGCAACTGCACCACGCTCGGCATCCCCTGCGTCTGCGCCACTGCCGCAGACATCCAGAAAATCGCTGCCGCCGTCGCCGCAGATCCGCAGACCGAGATCACCGTCGATGTCGCAGGCCAGAGCGTGCGCTTCGGCAGCCAGAGCGTGCCCGTCACCATGCCCGCCACCGCCCGTGAGGGCCTCCTCAGCGGCCAGTGGGACCCCATCGCCGAGCTGCTCGATAACAAAGACGCCGTCCACGCCCGCATCACCGCCCTCGGTTTCGCGTGA
- a CDS encoding efflux RND transporter periplasmic adaptor subunit, whose product MRPSLPPAESGGSIPCPSAAVMRFISTLIRYLTFLLALAGVGGIFMVMRELHAQQPVVTAPPIAPATKAAPDDIAATGILEARDENVAIGVPAAGLVQEVKVRVNQTVKAGDPLLQLDDRELKALLLRQKASVAVAQAQFVVAEAQLAKLQDMLDRLKSVPDQRAISQDDLRNRSNDVTVAKAQLQAAQAELDAAKADVEQTGQLIDRLLVRAPRGGTLLQVNIRAGEYASPQNKLPALILGDIGTLHVRADVDEQNATAVQLDAAAKISLKSDSSRSFQAAFVRVEPYVIPKTSLTGASTERVDTRVLQIIYRLEKPADTPLYVGQQVDVFIPRRKTPAK is encoded by the coding sequence ATGAGGCCATCCTTGCCACCCGCCGAAAGCGGAGGAAGCATCCCCTGCCCTTCCGCCGCCGTCATGCGCTTCATCAGCACCCTCATTCGCTACCTGACCTTCCTGCTCGCTCTGGCAGGTGTGGGCGGCATTTTCATGGTTATGCGTGAGCTGCATGCGCAGCAGCCCGTGGTGACAGCGCCGCCTATTGCGCCTGCGACGAAGGCTGCGCCGGATGACATCGCTGCCACCGGCATCTTGGAGGCGCGGGATGAGAATGTGGCGATCGGTGTGCCTGCGGCCGGGCTGGTGCAGGAGGTGAAGGTGCGGGTGAATCAGACCGTGAAAGCGGGTGATCCGCTGCTGCAGCTCGATGACCGCGAGCTGAAGGCCCTGCTTCTGCGTCAAAAAGCCTCCGTCGCCGTGGCACAGGCCCAGTTTGTCGTGGCAGAGGCCCAGTTGGCCAAATTGCAGGACATGCTGGACCGCCTGAAGTCAGTGCCGGATCAGCGAGCGATCAGCCAGGATGATCTGCGCAATCGCAGCAACGATGTCACAGTGGCAAAGGCGCAGCTCCAGGCTGCCCAGGCAGAGCTGGATGCCGCGAAGGCGGATGTGGAGCAGACCGGGCAGCTCATCGACCGGCTGCTGGTGCGTGCGCCGCGTGGTGGCACGCTTTTGCAGGTAAACATCCGCGCCGGAGAATACGCCTCACCGCAGAATAAGCTGCCTGCGCTCATCCTGGGTGACATCGGCACGCTGCATGTGCGTGCGGATGTGGATGAACAAAACGCCACGGCGGTGCAACTGGATGCCGCAGCGAAAATCTCACTCAAGAGTGACTCCAGCCGCTCCTTTCAGGCCGCCTTCGTGCGTGTGGAGCCCTATGTGATCCCGAAGACTTCCCTGACTGGAGCCAGCACGGAGCGTGTGGATACCCGCGTGCTCCAGATCATCTACCGGCTGGAAAAACCTGCCGACACGCCGCTTTATGTCGGCCAGCAGGTCGATGTGTTCATTCCGCGCCGCAAGACACCGGCGAAGTGA